From the genome of bacterium, one region includes:
- a CDS encoding glycosyltransferase family 9 protein, whose product MTNNNSPFPPRGFPDKAGSYRKVLLVSWNRMGDLLQLTPILNAFHHLHPTTEVHLSVARKFVDVANGIHHVAKILPFDFGEVLDQSRKPEALVTLHQSLRSQIAALQTEQYDLVVNLTHNRLTALFCHLLNAPETRGLIFDEFGYRAVREPWSRYFFLANLNRGQNRINLVDIQSGIAGFHPGEPLSFHVSDDVQSQVDEQIHRQGFASRTLVAIQTGASQPNKEWTPASFTEIAKRLVQNGITPVWVGAENELPRIEPLAKSVSGSWNAAGKTSVAELAALLKRCRLLLTNDTGTMHVAVCMATPVISLNLGTPLSHETGPYQAGSRVMEATIPCYPCSFHVECLHYRCHEVLDVESVWTEVAAALQLPPGKGIANDVRVWTTGFDENGFWELIRDVPEYATPEELVAVVWAEVWKRELAHRPAVSTISDSVDLRLQREYIPSSIPEAVAKLSSRFAALQHILNLLYDGIRDANLLCQCSSQRDFQQIVQLGEALEQIDSEIHRIGIVHTVWRPLLSMFVSGKDALTGTQIEEIAPQTLQLYHDILRIGEQLFSELQRIENSYGNRRKTTVITAAGVS is encoded by the coding sequence ATGACGAACAACAACTCCCCCTTTCCCCCCAGAGGATTTCCCGATAAAGCCGGTTCATACCGGAAAGTATTGCTGGTATCATGGAACCGGATGGGCGATTTATTGCAACTTACTCCGATACTTAACGCTTTCCACCACCTTCATCCTACAACCGAAGTACATCTTAGTGTAGCAAGAAAATTCGTCGATGTTGCGAACGGGATTCATCATGTTGCAAAGATTCTACCTTTCGATTTTGGCGAAGTTCTCGACCAATCTCGTAAGCCGGAAGCATTGGTAACGCTGCATCAATCGCTGCGTAGTCAAATTGCTGCGCTACAAACAGAACAGTATGATTTAGTTGTAAACTTAACCCATAATCGACTTACGGCGCTTTTTTGTCATTTATTGAATGCTCCTGAAACGCGTGGTCTCATCTTCGATGAGTTTGGTTATCGAGCAGTCCGCGAACCGTGGAGCCGTTACTTCTTTTTAGCGAATTTGAATCGCGGACAAAATCGAATCAATCTCGTCGATATTCAATCTGGTATCGCCGGCTTTCATCCCGGAGAACCACTTTCGTTCCACGTTTCCGATGATGTACAGAGCCAAGTTGACGAACAAATTCATCGCCAAGGATTTGCCAGCCGGACATTAGTAGCGATCCAAACGGGGGCGTCGCAACCGAACAAAGAGTGGACACCCGCCTCGTTTACCGAGATTGCCAAGCGATTGGTACAAAACGGAATCACACCGGTTTGGGTCGGCGCGGAAAACGAACTACCCCGTATCGAGCCGCTTGCAAAATCAGTTTCCGGTTCCTGGAATGCCGCCGGGAAAACCAGTGTAGCAGAGTTAGCGGCATTACTCAAACGTTGCCGCCTTTTATTGACCAACGACACAGGAACCATGCATGTAGCGGTCTGCATGGCAACGCCAGTCATTTCGCTCAATCTCGGTACACCACTATCTCACGAAACAGGCCCATATCAAGCCGGCAGCCGGGTGATGGAAGCGACAATCCCCTGTTATCCCTGTAGTTTTCACGTCGAATGTTTGCATTACCGTTGCCATGAAGTGCTCGATGTCGAATCGGTTTGGACCGAAGTTGCCGCAGCCCTCCAGCTTCCGCCGGGAAAGGGGATTGCCAATGATGTTCGCGTTTGGACGACCGGATTCGATGAAAATGGATTTTGGGAATTGATACGCGATGTTCCCGAATATGCGACACCGGAGGAATTGGTTGCAGTGGTTTGGGCGGAGGTTTGGAAACGGGAATTGGCACATCGTCCGGCAGTCTCTACGATTTCGGACAGCGTCGATTTGCGGCTCCAGCGCGAATATATTCCATCTTCTATTCCCGAAGCCGTCGCCAAACTATCGAGTCGGTTTGCTGCGTTACAACACATCCTAAACTTACTATACGATGGTATCCGCGATGCAAATCTCCTCTGCCAATGCAGTTCGCAACGTGACTTCCAACAAATTGTTCAATTAGGTGAAGCGCTCGAACAAATCGACAGCGAGATTCATCGTATTGGAATCGTACATACCGTCTGGCGACCGTTGTTGTCGATGTTTGTCTCTGGAAAAGATGCGCTCACTGGTACCCAAATCGAAGAAATTGCACCACAGACTTTGCAATTGTACCACGATATTCTGCGCATCGGAGAACAGCTGTTTTCTGAATTACAACGCATCGAAAACTCTTACGGAAACCGGAGGAAAACAACGGTAATAACTGCGGCAGGTGTGTCATGA
- a CDS encoding glycosyltransferase, producing MLTRNRLPLLRLALPAMLRTLSMPSEILIINNGSDDGTGEFLDRFPYRNRFPNIVSFRVIHHCENQGTQAYNSAMFSLSAPVLIEVDDDVIRFPDGWDRKLTDALIHGNRIGYVSTDVWQDEWTSGNRADSSSFPTQLERLSDGGTIETGIVGGWCAATPRALFHAVGGFPFRGRGEFELEDGGYANVLAQSGWRFGIRTDVKVYHACGAKLSKALGLDKGWREKYDPNTDPRYLAIRNAIDQVALPEQLPAIFRTQILLTGLLSSLQQTEKMFREIWSNVNLPDQLASMNAACTTLQSQSTQQMALVAQLAEGFAVPLSTLTFDRFSYAIMGAFDEEDRALRLVLHRIRKHLRRIANEPGIPEDVVRQLEHYVPNQFRELLSIAPRLALSDQ from the coding sequence ATGCTTACCCGGAATCGTCTGCCGTTACTACGGCTGGCGCTGCCGGCAATGTTGCGCACCTTGTCAATGCCATCGGAAATCCTCATAATAAACAACGGTTCCGACGATGGAACCGGTGAGTTTTTAGATCGTTTTCCTTATCGAAACCGCTTCCCGAACATTGTTAGTTTTCGAGTGATTCATCATTGTGAAAACCAAGGAACTCAAGCTTACAATTCAGCGATGTTCAGTCTTTCCGCGCCGGTATTGATCGAAGTGGATGATGATGTCATTCGGTTTCCCGATGGATGGGATCGCAAACTTACCGATGCGCTAATTCACGGTAATCGGATTGGGTATGTTTCTACCGATGTTTGGCAGGACGAATGGACAAGCGGAAATCGTGCCGATTCCAGCAGTTTTCCAACACAGCTCGAAAGGCTATCGGACGGTGGGACGATTGAAACGGGAATCGTCGGCGGATGGTGCGCCGCGACGCCACGCGCGCTATTTCATGCGGTGGGCGGGTTTCCGTTTCGTGGTCGCGGGGAATTCGAGTTGGAAGATGGCGGCTATGCGAATGTGTTGGCGCAAAGCGGCTGGCGGTTCGGCATCCGCACCGATGTGAAAGTGTATCACGCTTGCGGGGCAAAGCTCTCGAAAGCGCTGGGACTGGATAAAGGGTGGCGGGAGAAGTACGATCCGAACACTGATCCCCGGTATTTAGCGATTAGAAACGCCATCGATCAAGTGGCATTACCGGAGCAATTGCCGGCGATTTTTCGCACTCAGATTTTACTAACTGGTTTGTTAAGTTCGCTTCAGCAAACCGAAAAGATGTTTCGCGAAATATGGTCAAATGTCAATCTTCCTGATCAGCTTGCATCGATGAATGCTGCGTGCACGACATTGCAGTCTCAATCCACCCAACAAATGGCTCTTGTCGCACAACTAGCGGAAGGGTTTGCTGTTCCGTTGTCTACGCTGACATTCGACCGGTTTTCCTACGCGATCATGGGTGCCTTTGATGAAGAGGATCGGGCATTACGTTTAGTATTGCATCGCATCCGGAAACATCTCCGCCGCATCGCCAACGAACCGGGTATTCCGGAAGATGTCGTTAGACAATTGGAACACTACGTTCCGAACCAATTTCGCGAACTACTTTCGATAGCGCCACGGTTAGCGCTTTCCGATCAATAG